The following DNA comes from Chitinophaga nivalis.
TTAAAATCCTGCTGTAGTTGCTGCAGTCGTTCCTTTTCTCCGTTCAACTGTTCCTGCAGGTATTTCTTTTGTTCCATCAGGCGGCTTTGTTCCGCCATCATGGAAGCAAATTCGTCGTTGATACGTTCCAGTTGCTGCTGCTTTTCTTTTACGAGGAGTGCTTTGTCGTCCAGCATATTTTGCAGGTATTCCTGCCGGGCTTCCAGCAGGTTATATTTTTCCTGTTGCTGCACAGCTGCTGCCTGCTGCATTTGCTGTTCCTGCATATGCTTTGTTTGCAAGGCTTGTTGTTCCTGCTTTGCAGCATACAACAGATACCCTAGCACCAAAATGCCTATTCCCGTAACAATCAATAATATCAACATGATAATTTCCCCAATAACAATGATAAGGTTTTACTACGCATTGAATTTGCGTATAGGTTTCTCTCTCATTAAAACAACAGAAGCGAAACAATCTGTGAAAATCATGTCCACAGCCTGTTTCGCTTCCGCCTATTTTAAATCCGCCTGATTACAAACGCTCGTACAGCGCGCGTAAACGTTCGCGGGTCATAATCTGTTGCCAGTCTTTACCCAGTGCATTTTCCCACAAAGGCGCCATGCCCAGCGATACATTGATCATGGTATCAAACTGTTCATCCGTCAGGCCTTTGGTGATGCCCTGCGGAATGTGAATGTTGTGTTTCTTCACCATTTCCTTAAACAGTTTCACACCGTCGGGATAAAACTCTTCCAGTTTATCAAACACGATACAGTTACCAATACCATGTTTGGTACCCAGCAGGTAAGCCAGTCCGTAGCTAACCGCATGTGCCACCCCTACCTGGGAATAAGCGATGCTCATACCACCGGCATAGGATGCCATCATCAGTTTCTCATCGGCATCATCATCCCATTGGTCTTTCTGCAGGAAAATTTCTTCACACATTTCCTGTGCTTTTTCCCCATATGATTTACTGAATGCATTCAGGTAAGTACCCTGCAGCGACTCCACACAGTGAATGAAGCAATCCATCGCTGTATAAAAGCGTTGGTTTACCTCTACAGAGCGGGTTAATGCCGGATCCAGTACAATCTGGTCAAAAGGCGTATAGTCAGAGTTCATACCCAGCTTGCGGGTAGGTCCGGTTAATACACAGGTACGGCTTACTTCTGCACCGGTACCGGAGATGGTAGGAATACCTACTTTATACACACCAGGTACTTTTACCAGATCCCAGCCCTGATAGTCTGCAGAAGATCCCGGGTTGGTCATCATCAGCGCCACTGCTTTGGCCATATCCATTACGGAACCACCACCAATACCAATGATACCGGATACTTCTCCGAATTCTGCCTTGAGCTCATCCCGTATCTGATCTACTGTAATGGTTTTGGGCTCATAGGTCACATCTATTACCACAATTTTATCCTTACCCTGTAAAGGTATACGGGATAAAAACTCCTGCTGGTCGCGGAAATATTCATCCACGAAAAATATCATGGGTGCATCTCCTTTACGTCTGGGGGCCAGTATTTCGCCCAGCTGATCAAAACATCCGCTGCCGTAAACTACGTAGTCCACCATTTTAAAGTTCCTGAATTTCATATAACCGTATTAGTTAACTATTACAAAAGTTTTGCTGCCTTTTCCAGGTCTTCCGGTGTATCAATTTCCACGCCCATATAGTTGGTCAGTACCATCTTAAGCGGGATACCGTTTTCCAGGTAACGCAGGCATTCTATTTTCTCCGCTGATTCCAGTGGCGTCATCGGCATCTGTGTAAAGTCCAGCAAGGTTTGCTTGCGGAAAGCATAAATACCGATATGCTCATAATACACAGATTTGATGTCGGTGTTGCGCGGATAAGGAATAACGGAACGGGAGAAGAAAAGTGCGTTGGACTGTTTGTCTACCGCCACCTTTACATAGTTGGGGTCTTCTATCAGATTGATATCCTTCAGCTCCTGCATCAGCGAAGCTACCTGTACTTTTTTACCGGCTTCCCCTTCAAACACCTGCAGGAGTTTTTCCAGCGGCTCTTTCCGGGTAAAAGGTTCATCCCCCTGTACATTCACCACAATGTCCACCTCCATGTCCATCACAGCTTCTGCAATACGATCGGTGCCGCATTCATGTTCTTTTTTGCTCATGACTGCCTTCCCGCCGTTTTGCACAATTTCATTATAGATAAGATCACTGTCTGTTACAACCATGACCTCATCAAATACGCCTGTATTTACGGTAGATTCATACGTACGCAGAATCACGGTTTTGCCTCCCAGATTGGCCATCATTTTGCCAGGAAACCGGGAAGCTCCATAACGGGCAGGTATCAACGCTATTTTTTTCATCATCGTGCAGTTTTCATTTCCCATGAAAGCGAAAAAGGACAAAGGCGCAGATAAGATATCCACGCCTTTTCAATAATCCTTATAATGCGCTTTTTACAGCATCTACCAGTTTCTTTGCCCTTTCCTGAATTTCTTCAGCAGACCAGGCCAGGTTAATTGGTGTGCAGATATTTCTGCTGATAACAGCATCTGATGCCGGGAATTCTTTTGTTTTATAGATCTCCATCGCCTGTTTCAATCCGGGCGCGAAGGGTGTTAATACGGAACCTTCCTTGAAGTGTTTCCACTGACGGATGTAGTGCCAGTTATTATCGTAGTAGTAGAATACCGGTAACCCAGCCGCTTTCATATTGGCAGCAGCCTGTTTGGCCTGTGCTGCTTCCGGCAGGAAGAAAGACAGGTAGGTAGCGCTATCGCCGGCTTCATCCGGAATACGACGGAACGTTACGCCAGGGATGGCAGCCAGGGCATCCTTGAAAATCTTTTTGGTGCTGCGCTGAATTTCCAGGAAACGATCCAGTTTACGAACCTGTGCCAGGCCTACTGCAGCGTGCAGTTCAGAAATACGGTAGTTATAACCAATAAACGGATGTTCATCAGCACCACGGTCTACACCCAGGTGATCATGTCCGTGATCGGTAAAACCATCACATTTCAGGTAGATGTCTTTATTGTTGGTAATCACCGCACCACCTTCTGCGCAGGTAATGGTTTTTACAAAGTCGAAGGAGAAAGTACCGGCATCACCGATAGCACCCAGCGCTTTGCCTTTATACGTACCGCCAAAAGCCTGACAGGCATCTTCCAGCAGGAACAGGTTATGTTTTTTACAGATCGCCTGTAATGCATCCAGATCCGCCATGGAACCACACATATGTACCGGCATCACCACTTTGGTACGAGGTGTGATCGCCGCTTCCACAGCTTTAGGATCCAGGGTAAGGGTATCATCGATATCTACCAGCACCGGAGTGGCGCCTACAGCCAGAACTGATTCAAAGCTGGCCACAAAGGTAAAGGTAGGCATGATGATTTCGTCGCCGGCACCTACTCCGAGGGCTGCCATAGCGGCTACTAAAGCTGCGGTTCCACTGGAGGCAAGCTGCGTATACGATACGTTCAGCTT
Coding sequences within:
- a CDS encoding iron-containing alcohol dehydrogenase family protein, with protein sequence MKFRNFKMVDYVVYGSGCFDQLGEILAPRRKGDAPMIFFVDEYFRDQQEFLSRIPLQGKDKIVVIDVTYEPKTITVDQIRDELKAEFGEVSGIIGIGGGSVMDMAKAVALMMTNPGSSADYQGWDLVKVPGVYKVGIPTISGTGAEVSRTCVLTGPTRKLGMNSDYTPFDQIVLDPALTRSVEVNQRFYTAMDCFIHCVESLQGTYLNAFSKSYGEKAQEMCEEIFLQKDQWDDDADEKLMMASYAGGMSIAYSQVGVAHAVSYGLAYLLGTKHGIGNCIVFDKLEEFYPDGVKLFKEMVKKHNIHIPQGITKGLTDEQFDTMINVSLGMAPLWENALGKDWQQIMTRERLRALYERL
- the kdsB gene encoding 3-deoxy-manno-octulosonate cytidylyltransferase, which encodes MMKKIALIPARYGASRFPGKMMANLGGKTVILRTYESTVNTGVFDEVMVVTDSDLIYNEIVQNGGKAVMSKKEHECGTDRIAEAVMDMEVDIVVNVQGDEPFTRKEPLEKLLQVFEGEAGKKVQVASLMQELKDINLIEDPNYVKVAVDKQSNALFFSRSVIPYPRNTDIKSVYYEHIGIYAFRKQTLLDFTQMPMTPLESAEKIECLRYLENGIPLKMVLTNYMGVEIDTPEDLEKAAKLL
- a CDS encoding DegT/DnrJ/EryC1/StrS family aminotransferase — its product is MPGYELFGPEERKEVNDVLETGIMMRYGFDGPRKGVWKAKELEKAICEKLNVSYTQLASSGTAALVAAMAALGVGAGDEIIMPTFTFVASFESVLAVGATPVLVDIDDTLTLDPKAVEAAITPRTKVVMPVHMCGSMADLDALQAICKKHNLFLLEDACQAFGGTYKGKALGAIGDAGTFSFDFVKTITCAEGGAVITNNKDIYLKCDGFTDHGHDHLGVDRGADEHPFIGYNYRISELHAAVGLAQVRKLDRFLEIQRSTKKIFKDALAAIPGVTFRRIPDEAGDSATYLSFFLPEAAQAKQAAANMKAAGLPVFYYYDNNWHYIRQWKHFKEGSVLTPFAPGLKQAMEIYKTKEFPASDAVISRNICTPINLAWSAEEIQERAKKLVDAVKSAL